A stretch of Candidatus Zixiibacteriota bacterium DNA encodes these proteins:
- a CDS encoding sugar transferase, translated as MSKSISALSQKKSERKFINRFSIGEVALKVTDRSEIELASSGFESSSNISSLSKGLRQKVLVWVRDQVLSTFYLMFSVLTFVLIPEGKTEKGLGAYYLDKAEKFLKRVIDISGSAIGLLLGLPLFFVVGILIKLDSPGPVFFRQERVGMNRRRRERRTLEIKRNKQERRTDRRKKNLYGETFYLYKFRTMVVDAEKGCGPIWAKSDDPRITNIGKVLRKTRIDELPQLINVLKGEMSLVGPRPERYHFVRDFICRIDGYPNRLGVKPGITGQAQVENGYDSCMEDVKLKVNHDLNYIQQWSLLKDFKILLKTILVVATGKGAC; from the coding sequence ATGTCTAAGAGTATATCTGCTTTATCTCAAAAAAAATCAGAAAGAAAATTTATTAATCGATTCTCGATCGGTGAAGTTGCACTAAAAGTTACTGATCGATCAGAAATCGAGTTAGCTTCTTCAGGTTTTGAATCATCCTCCAATATCTCCTCCTTAAGCAAAGGCTTAAGACAGAAAGTCTTGGTCTGGGTAAGAGATCAAGTCTTATCCACTTTTTATCTGATGTTTTCTGTCTTAACTTTCGTTCTGATTCCTGAAGGAAAAACAGAAAAAGGGTTAGGAGCTTATTATCTGGATAAAGCCGAAAAATTCCTTAAAAGGGTGATTGATATTTCGGGTTCAGCCATAGGCCTTTTGTTAGGACTACCCCTGTTTTTCGTAGTGGGCATTTTGATTAAGTTAGATTCACCCGGTCCTGTCTTTTTCCGTCAGGAAAGAGTAGGAATGAACAGAAGAAGAAGGGAGAGAAGAACCTTAGAGATAAAAAGGAACAAGCAGGAAAGGAGAACTGATCGAAGAAAAAAGAACTTATACGGAGAGACTTTCTATCTGTACAAGTTCCGGACCATGGTGGTGGATGCGGAAAAGGGGTGTGGTCCCATCTGGGCTAAAAGCGATGACCCCCGGATAACCAATATCGGAAAGGTCCTGAGAAAAACCAGAATAGATGAGCTTCCCCAATTGATTAACGTGTTGAAAGGCGAGATGAGTTTAGTAGGACCCAGGCCGGAAAGATATCACTTTGTCAGAGATTTCATCTGCCGGATCGATGGATATCCTAATCGACTCGGGGTCAAGCCGGGCATAACTGGCCAGGCCCAGGTTGAAAATGGATACGACTCCTGCATGGAGGATGTCAAATTAAAAGTAAACCATGATCTGAATTATATTCAGCAATGGTCTCTGCTTAAAGATTTTAAGATCCTGCTCAAGACTATCTTAGTAGTAGCAACTGGAAAAGGCGCCTGCTAA